A stretch of the Lactuca sativa cultivar Salinas chromosome 9, Lsat_Salinas_v11, whole genome shotgun sequence genome encodes the following:
- the LOC111881148 gene encoding probable NOT transcription complex subunit VIP2, whose amino-acid sequence MSGLLNNSSLSGSASNLQDNSAGRQFSTSFTAQSGAPSPVFQHSGSIQGLHNIHGSYNVPNMQGTLGSRNSTMSNVPSSGLQQPTGNLSSGRFTSNIPVALSQISHGNSHGHPGLANRGGMGVVGGPGYSSSTNAVGGSIPGILPTSAAIGNRNSIPGVGGVGVSPMLGNSSPRITNSTGNIVGGGNIGRTLNSGGGLSIPGLSSRLNLNTNSGSGNVNVQGSNRLMGGMLQQASPQVMSMLGNSYHSGGPLSQNHVQGVNSLNMGMLNDVNNNDGSPFDINDFPQLSSRPSSSGGPQGQIGSLRKQGLGVSPIVQQNQEFSIQNEDFPALPGFKGGNADYPMDLHQKEQQQLHDTNVSMMQSPHFSMGRSSGFNLGGAFSSHRPQQQSSNVSSFASANNQDLHHLDMFQQGSHTSYHSQGSGGLRPMNSQNPISGIGSYEQLMQHYPSQQQQQQQQRNQSQFRLQSYGDQGVVVNKSLQTPDRFGLLGLLSVIRMSDPDLTSLALGIDLTTLGLNLNSAENLHRTFGSPWSDEPVKGDPDFMVPQCYYAKQAPVLNQRYFSKFQLNTLFYIFYSMPQDEAQLYAANELYNRGWFYHREHRLWFMRAANTDPLVKTNTYERGSYICFDPNTWETIRKDNFVIYYEMFEKRPALPQH is encoded by the exons ATGTCAGGGTTGCTTAATAAT TCATCTTTGAGCGGATCagcttcaaatcttcaagataATTCAGCAGGGCGACAATTTTCCACTTCTTTCACTGCTCAATCTGGCGCACCTTCCCCTGTTTTCCAACACAGTG GATCTATTCAAGGGCTTCATAACATACATGGTAGTTACAATGTTCCCAACATGCAAGGCACACTTGGATCAAGAAACTCAACAATGTCTAATGTCCCTTCAAGTGGGCTTCAACAACCAACTGGAAACCTTTCTAGTGGAAGATTTACATCAAATATTCCTGTagctctttctcaaatatctcaTGGGAATTCACATGGTCATCCAGGGCTAGCTAATAGAGGTGGAATGGGGGTGGTTGGAGGCCCTGGGTATAGTAGCAGCACGAATGCAGTCGGTGGTTCCATCCCCGGAATCCTCCCCACCTCTGCCGCAATCGGAAACCGCAATTCCATTCCAGGGGTTGGTGGGGTTGGTGTGTCTCCTATGTTAGGTAATTCCAGTCCTCGAATCACAAACTCAACTGGGAACATTGTTGGTGGGGGCAATATTGGAAGAACATTAAATTCTGGTGGGGGATTATCGATTCCGGGTCTTTCCTCTCGCTTAAATCTCAACACAAATAGTGGGTCTGGAAATGTAAATGTTCAGGGTTCAAATAGATTAATGGGTGGGATGCTTCAACAAG CTTCACCACAGGTAATGTCCATGTTAGGAAATTCATATCATTCGGGGGGCCCACTTTCTCAAAATCATGTTCAGGGTGTGAACAGTCTTAATATGGGCATGTTGAATGATGTAAACAACAATGATGGTTCCCCATTTGATATAAATGATTTCCCTCAGTTGAGTAGTCGCCCTAGTTCCTCCGGAGGTCCCCAAGGGCAAATAG GTTCTTTAAGAAAACAAGGACTTGGGGTTAGTCCAATTGTACAGCAAAATCAAGAATTTAGCATACAGAATGAAGATTTTCCTGCTCTACCAGGATTTAAAG GTGGCAATGCTGATTATCCTATGGATTTGCACCAGAAGGAACAGCAACAGCTTCATGATACCAATGTTTCAATGATGCAGTCTCCACATTTCTCC aTGGGAAGGTCTTCGGGGTTCAACTTGGGAGGGGCATTTTCGTCACATCGTCCACAACAACAAAGTAGCAATGTCTCATCTTTTGCATCCGCAAACAATCAAGATCTACACCATTTGGATATGTTCCAACAAGGCTCACATACATCATATCACTCACAG GGAAGTGGAGGTTTGAGACCGATGAATTCTCAGAATCCAATCTCTGGAATTGGTTCGTATGAGCAACTAATGCAACACTATCCATCacagcaacagcaacaacaacaacaaaggaATCAGTCTCAATTCCGATTGCAATCGTATGGGGATCAAGGGGTTGTTGTTAATAAGTCATTACAGACTCCAGATCGATTCGGTTTGCTTGGATTGTTGAGTGTAATTAGAATGAGTGATCCAGATTTGACATCTCTTGCCCTTGGAATTGATTTGACAACTCTTGGGTTGAATTTGAATTCGGCTGAAAATCTTCACAGGACATTTGGGTCTCCATGGTCAGATGAACCGGTCAAAGGGGACCCTGATTTCATGGTGCCTCAGTGTTATTATGCTAAACAAGCACCCGTTTTGAAT CAACggtatttttcaaagtttcagttGAACACATTGTTCTACATCTTTTACAG CATGCCTCAAGATGAAGCCCAATTGTATGCTGCAAATGAATT ATACAACAGAGGGTGGTTTTATCACAGAGAGCACCGGTTATGGTTTATGAGAGCTGCAAACACAGACCCTCTTGTCAAGACAAACACATACGAGAGAGGTTCCTACATTTGTTTTGACCCAAACACATGGGAAACCATACGCAAG gATAATTTTGTGATCTACTATGAGATGTTTGAAAAAAGACCGGCATTACCTCAACACTGA
- the LOC111881147 gene encoding E3 UFM1-protein ligase 1 homolog — protein MDEELLELQRQFESAQQAKSSIRLSERNVVELVQKLQQLHIIDFDLLHTVSGKEYITPEHLRLEIVSEIKKLGRVSLIDLADIVGVDLYHVEKQAQVVVANDSSLMLINGEIISDWYWNNVCEEINDRLQECSQIALAEIAAQLQVGSELLVTVLEPRLGSLIKGRLEGGQLYTPAYVARVNAMVRGAARGITVPMNLSVLWGSLQLLLQEMDAASGVAVEASFFQSMFNGLVKEGQVLGSVRAGVHWTPSVFAIAQRECVDSFFSQNSVVSYDALHKLGITQPIQFLQSRYPEGIPLITLFVHPSTVEMLDAAVEDAIERGSWIDSLSVLPASFVSQDAHKMLSLCPSIQSALKDNKALILGDSYVFSTTFIKDLYERMEKDLDTISLTDVAKSGQETNGTPSEVNDTISESGSYKQPSDKGSKKKKGKSNTNTKTADYNQDNDQEPIPPKSKKNHRKGKAASSSHGSDQKSSAKKDEDTLGIFSEEELCQKINGLVPDFEDQGVDPETVVVPLANHLRPMLINAWNERKKASLTDNAQKIKRVLDNLQKKLDESSLNMQLYEKGLDLFEDNPSTSVLLHKHLLRTTAAPMVDMLLLHLDLLNKLKNGIDVQDFDNTESVSLSSGDRVALAKKFEGPLSVKANAVVEALEGKRVEAYMTTLRAFADECGLSVKKLDKKLDRSLLHSYRKDLSTQVSAETDPVTILPKVVSLLYIQFFGRALQAPGRTISVAISKLKEKLDDSAYKTLEEYHGATVTLLTLISASTGDEEDCTSDRALTKKELLERLMPALKALVSPNSNPNPRPSQ, from the exons ATGGATGAAGAATTACTCGAACTACAGCGACAATTTGAATCCGCTCAACAAGCGAAATCAAGCATTCGTTTATCAGAACGTAACGTCGTTGAATTAGTACAAAAGCTTCAACAACTCCATATCATCGACTTCGATCTCCTACACACTGTATCCGGCAAGGAGTACATCACTCCT GAGCATTTACGGCTTGAGATTGTGTCGGAGATAAAGAAATTAGGGCGTGTCTCGTTGATTGATCTTGCTGATATTGTCGGTGTTGATTTGTACCATGTGGAGAAACAAGCGCAAGTTGTTGTTGCTAATGATTCATCGTTAATGTTGATCAATGGTGAAATAATATCTGATTGGTACTGGAATAACGTATGTGAGGAGATTAATGATCGGCTTCAAGAATGCAGTCAGATTGCGCTTGCTGAGATTGCGGCTCAGTTGCAAGTTGGTTCGGAGTTACTCGTGACAGTGTTGGAGCCTCGACTTGGATCCCTG ATAAAAGGCAGACTTGAAGGTGGACAGCTGTACACACCAGCATATGTTGCGCGTGTGAATGCCATGGTTCGAGGGGCTGCTAGAGGCATCACTGTCCCTATGAACCTGTCAGTATTGTGGGGCTCGTTGCAACTATTACTACAAGAAATGGATGCTGCAAGTGGTGTGGCTGTTGAAGCTTCATTTTTCCAATCAATGTTTAATGGATTGGTGAAGGAAGGTCAAGTTCTTGGATCAGTTCGTGCTGGAGTTCATTGGACACCTAGT GTGTTTGCCATTGCTCAAAGGGAATGTGTGGATTCTTTCTTTTCACAG AACTCTGTTGTCAGCTATGATGCTCTGCATAAACTTGGAATTACACAACCAATTCAGTTTCTTCAG TCCAGGTATCCTGAAGGTATACCCTTGATTACTTTATTTGTTCACCCTTCAACTGTTGAGATGCTGGATGCTGCTGTGGAGGATGCCATTGAACGTGGCAGCTG GATTGATTCCCTTTCAGTTTTACCAGCATCCTTTGTTTCCCAGGATGCACATAAGATGTTGTCTCTTTGTCCATCCATACAGTCAGCACTTAAG GATAATAAAGCACTCATTTTGGGAGACTCTTATGTTTTCAGCACCACATTCATCAAG GATCTTTATGAACGAATGGAGAAAGATCTGGATACCATTAGTCTTACTGATGTTGCTAAATCAGGACAAGAAACAAATGGCACTCCATCTGAAGTCAATGACACGATTAGTGAAAGTGGGTCCTACAAACAACCATCAGATAAAGGATCAAAGAAGAAAAAAGGAAAATCCAACACAAATACCAAAACAGCTGATTATAATCAAGATAATGATCAAGAACCTATTCCTCCTAAATCAAAGAAGAACCACAGAAAAGGAAAAGCTGCATCTTCATCACATGGATCAGACCAAAAATCAAGTGCCAAAAAAGACGAGGATACCCTTGGTATCTTTTCAGAAGAAGAACTATGTCAAAAGATAAATGGACTTGTACCTGACTTTGAAGATCAAG GTGTTGATCCAGAGACAGTTGTTGTGCCCTTAGCTAATCATTTACGACCCATGCTGATCAATGCATGGAATGAGAGAAAAAAAGCTTCTTTAACAGATAATGCACAGAAAATCAAACGTGTCCTTGATAATTTGCAAAAGAAACTAGATGAG TCTTCATTGAATATGCAATTATATGAGAAAGGTCTAGACTTGTTTGAAGACAACCCATCAACTTCAGTTCTTTTGCACAAACATTTACTAAGAACTACAGCTGCCCCTATGGTCGATATGCTCTTATTACATTtg GATCTGCTTAATAAATTGAAAAATGGAATTGATGTTCAAGATTTTGACAACACAGAATCTGTTTCACTTAGCTCTGGGGATCGAGTTGCTCTG GCAAAGAAATTTGAGGGACCTCTATCTGTGAAGGCTAATGCAGTTGTTGAAGCTTTGGAAGGGAAG CGTGTTGAAGCATATATGACAACACTAAGAGCATTTGCAGATGAGTG TGGGTTAAGTGTGAAAAAGCTTGACAAGAAGTTGGACAGAAGTCTCCTCCATTCATATCGAAAG GATTTGTCAACTCAAGTTTCTGCTGAAACTGATCCAGTCACCATTCTGCCTAAAGTCGTTTCTCTACTTTATATACAG TTTTTTGGAAGAGCTCTTCAAGCACCAGGGAGGACCATTTCGGTTGCAATCTCTAAATTAAAG GAGAAACTAGATGATTCAGCATACAAAACCTTGGAAGAGTACCATGGTGCAACAGTCACACTTTTGACCCTTATATCAGCATCAACAGGCGAT GAAGAAGATTGTACATCAGACAGAGCTTTAACCAAAAAGGAGCTCTTGGAACGGTTAATGCCAGCATTGAAAGCCCTAGTCTCCCCCAACTCCAACCCTAACCCTCGCCCCTCTCAATAA